One genomic segment of Coregonus clupeaformis isolate EN_2021a unplaced genomic scaffold, ASM2061545v1 scaf0052, whole genome shotgun sequence includes these proteins:
- the LOC121568353 gene encoding olfactory receptor 52J3-like produces the protein MMAGQTLNQTFSYNLQIASFDIPTPVNYPVFTMGLLLYLFSVFCNLTIILLIITQQTLHKPMFYILFSLPLNDLIGISAMLPRVLADIVTQTHSVYYPTCVFQAFLCHMYGGGVLFVLAAMSIDRYFAICKPLQYPSIMTPFTLCVIISAAWGLDLAMILTLFALQSRVKRCKAYILNIYCDNPSLLRLSCGEDLTVNNIYGLAMTAVMQIISVGIQLFSYINILVICIINQQSDTKSKAVNTCVAQLVTFFLFEFTTTFVILSYRFQNIPPNAQKLCGMMIYLLLPIINPIIYGMKTRDIRTAFFMVVRKKKIAFT, from the coding sequence ATGATGGCGGGCCAGACTCTTAATCAGACATTCAGTTACAACCTGCAGATTGCCAGTTTTGACATCCCTACCCCAGTGAACTACCCTGTGTTCACCATGGGTCTCCTGCTCTATCTGTTCTCTGTCTTCTGTAACCTGACCATCATACTGTTGATCATCACACAGCAGACTCTCCACAAGCCCATGTTTTACATCCTCTTCAGTCTCCCCCTGAATGACCTGATAGGAATCAGCGCTATGCTACCGAGGGTGTTGGCAGACATCGTGACACAGACTCACTCTGTGTACTACCCCACATGTGTTTTTCAAGCCTTTCTTTGTCACATGTACGGAGGTGGTGTGCTTTTTGTACTTGCAGCGATGTCAATTGATAGATATTTTGCCATTTGCAAACCACTGCAATACCCCTCGATCATGACACCTTTTACACTATGTGTCATTATATCAGCTGCTTGGGGCCTTGACCTGGCCATGATCCTGACCCTGTTTGCTCTTCAGTCCAGAGTTAAGAGGTGCAAGGCTTACATACTAAATATCTACTGTGACAACCCCTCTCTACTTCGCCTCTCATGTGGAGAAGATCTCACAGTTAACAACATTTATGGTTTGGCTATGACAGCGGTTATGCAGATTATCAGTGTGGGTATTCAGCTTTTTTCCTATATTAACATTCTTGTAATATGCATAATTAATCAACAATCTGACACCAAGAGCAAGGCTGTAAACACCTGTGTCGCTCAGCTAGTAACATTTTTCCTTTTTGAATTTACTACCACCTTTGTAATACTGTCATATCGCTTTCAGAACATACCTCCTAATGCACAGAAACTGTGTGGTATGATGATCTACCTTCTCCTGCCAATTATTAATCCAATTATATATGGGATGAAAACAAGGGACATCAGAACAGCATTTTTCATGGTGGTGAGGAAAAAAAAAATAGCATTCACGTGA